One region of Humidesulfovibrio mexicanus genomic DNA includes:
- a CDS encoding lipid-binding SYLF domain-containing protein, whose translation MRRFAAALLSLLLLGLLHGCYGAYGGGGGENPAHYEQGLVDKSAAVVRAMRSSPSFRPIEVYLKNARGVLILPSVIKAGFIYGGQGGNGVLLGREADGSWSSPAFYTLGGGSIGLQIGVQEAAIVLVFMNDKAFKAAIDTGLTLGADATVAAGTEGLTGEVASTHAFKDVYYFADVGGLFAGISLEGGVVHVREGLNTTYYGQSLSPRQIVLERRADVPAARLLKDALTVSAKGK comes from the coding sequence ATGCGCAGATTCGCCGCGGCCCTGCTTTCCCTGCTTCTTCTTGGCCTGTTGCACGGCTGCTACGGCGCCTACGGCGGCGGCGGGGGAGAGAATCCCGCCCACTACGAGCAGGGGCTGGTGGACAAGTCCGCCGCGGTGGTGCGCGCCATGCGCTCTTCGCCCTCCTTCCGCCCCATCGAGGTGTACCTGAAAAACGCGCGCGGCGTGCTCATTTTGCCCAGCGTCATCAAGGCCGGCTTCATTTATGGTGGCCAGGGCGGCAACGGCGTGCTCCTCGGGCGCGAGGCCGACGGCTCCTGGTCCTCTCCGGCCTTCTACACCCTTGGCGGCGGCAGCATCGGCCTGCAGATCGGCGTGCAGGAGGCGGCCATCGTGCTCGTGTTCATGAACGACAAGGCCTTCAAGGCCGCCATCGACACCGGCCTGACCCTGGGGGCCGACGCCACCGTGGCCGCCGGAACCGAGGGCCTTACCGGCGAGGTGGCCAGCACCCATGCCTTCAAGGATGTGTACTACTTCGCCGACGTGGGCGGCCTGTTCGCCGGAATCTCCCTTGAGGGCGGGGTGGTGCATGTGCGCGAGGGCCTGAACACGACCTACTACGGCCAGTCCCTCAGTCCCAGGCAAATCGTGCTGGAGCGCCGCGCCGACGTGCCCGCCGCCCGGCTGCTGAAGGACGCCCTCACGGTTTCGGCCAAGGGAAAATAG